A single window of Metallosphaera hakonensis JCM 8857 = DSM 7519 DNA harbors:
- a CDS encoding aldo/keto reductase — protein MEFRDFGKTGVKVSAIGMGTYYDPQWIVLSRIGIAPSKERRINALKIGLEGGINFIDTAELYNTEELVAEAIKNYDREKIFIATKVWPSHLKYDSLIKAAKNSLKRLKTKYIDLYQIHFPSRTVPIGESMSAMEKLVDDGLIRFIGVSNFNLEQLKKAQDSLKKYQVSSIQMPYSLVDRRIESDIIPYAKENGISVICYYPLGHGRLAKRFPSDAVEMIKRNHGEKTFAQIALNWIISKHENTFPIPRASNPVHVKENLDAVGWRLSKDEVEKLEKYF, from the coding sequence ATGGAATTTAGAGATTTTGGAAAAACTGGAGTAAAAGTATCTGCAATAGGTATGGGTACCTATTATGATCCTCAATGGATAGTCCTCTCTAGAATTGGAATTGCCCCCTCAAAGGAACGAAGGATAAATGCACTGAAAATTGGATTAGAAGGTGGTATAAATTTTATAGATACTGCCGAGCTTTATAACACCGAAGAGCTGGTAGCTGAGGCAATAAAGAATTATGATAGAGAAAAAATATTTATCGCCACTAAAGTTTGGCCGTCTCATCTTAAGTATGACTCTCTCATTAAAGCTGCTAAGAATAGCCTCAAGAGACTGAAGACTAAGTACATAGACCTCTATCAAATTCACTTTCCATCGAGGACAGTGCCCATAGGGGAATCCATGAGTGCCATGGAGAAACTGGTGGACGATGGTTTAATCAGATTTATAGGAGTTAGTAATTTTAACTTAGAACAGCTAAAAAAGGCGCAAGATTCTCTTAAAAAATATCAGGTATCATCAATCCAAATGCCTTACAGTTTGGTGGATAGAAGAATAGAGAGCGATATAATACCGTACGCGAAGGAGAACGGTATTTCCGTAATTTGTTACTATCCTCTGGGACACGGAAGATTGGCTAAGCGTTTCCCTTCCGATGCGGTGGAGATGATAAAGAGGAATCATGGAGAGAAAACCTTTGCTCAAATAGCATTGAACTGGATAATTAGTAAACATGAAAATACTTTCCCCATACCAAGAGCGTCAAATCCTGTCCACGTAAAGGAAAACTTAGATGCGGTGGGATGGAGACTTTCTAAGGACGAGGTAGAGAAGTTAGAGAAATATTTCTAA
- a CDS encoding transcriptional regulator, whose amino-acid sequence MKISLRINNQSPGDKCENCGRPLTPETTYVRQINGQAHYFCCSHCADAFEKEQHCC is encoded by the coding sequence ATGAAAATAAGCCTCAGGATCAATAATCAATCTCCAGGGGATAAATGTGAAAATTGTGGAAGACCATTAACCCCAGAGACCACATACGTTCGTCAAATAAATGGACAGGCCCATTATTTCTGTTGTTCCCACTGCGCAGATGCCTTCGAGAAGGAGCAACATTGTTGCTAG